In Cicer arietinum cultivar CDC Frontier isolate Library 1 chromosome 1, Cicar.CDCFrontier_v2.0, whole genome shotgun sequence, one DNA window encodes the following:
- the LOC101509657 gene encoding DDRGK domain-containing protein 1, which produces MDELFVAILSMLLVAALIPLYLWKRHHDSRSSSSNEEPHQAPQRETVVRATATRRMRRRPAASGASTSSAPSATQQESADESDNEAGGDESYEAKASRKKEMKRQEREARRQAEEASRESRQSKHDRYSEMRRLKDEEREAQERMLEEEAKAQKAKEEEAAALEFEKWKGEFSIDDEGTLEEEQDKTEDLLANFVEYIKKHKCVPLEDLAAEFKLRTQECINRITSLESMGRLSGVMDDRGKFIYISPEEMKAVADYIKRQGRVSISHLASKSNQFIDLEPKTHYTEDISNMEEITVN; this is translated from the exons ATGGATGAACTATTCGTAGCGATACTATCGATGCTTCTCGTGGCAGCACTAATCCCACTCTATCTATGGAAACGCCATCACGATTCACGATCCTCTTCTTCCAACGAAGAACCTCACCAG GCTCCGCAGAGAGAAACCGTGGTTCGCGCCACCGCTACTCGCCGCATGCGTCGGAGACCGGCTGCATCTGGAGCTAGCACTTCGTCGGCTCCGTCTGCAACGCAACAAG AGTCTGCGGATGAAAGTGACAATGAAGCTGGTGGTGATGAGTCCTATGAAGCCAAAGCATCAAGGAAAAAGGAAATGAAAAGGCAAGAGAGGGAAGCTCGGCGACAG GCTGAAGAAGCATCACGAGAGTCAAGACAGTCAAAACATGACCGTTATTCAGAAATGCGGAGGTTGAAGGATGAAGAGCGTGAGGCACAGGAGCGTATGTTG GAAGAGGAAGCCAAGGCTCAGAAGGCTAAGGAAGAGGAAGCTGCTGCGTTAGAGTTTGAGAAGTGGAAAGGCGAATTTTCAATAGATGATGAAGGTACCCTTGAAGAGGAGCAGGATAAAACTGAAGACTTGCTTGCCAATTTTGTTGAATATATAAag AAGCACAAATGTGTGCCCTTAGAAGATCTTGCTGCAGAATTTAAATTGCGTACAcag GAATGTATCAATCGCATCACATCTCTGGAAAGTATGG GTCGGCTTTCGGGTGTCATGGATGATAGGGGGAAATTTATTTACATCTCACCAGAAGAGATGAAAGCTGTTGCTGATTATATTAAGCGGCAAGGGAGGGTTAGCATTTCCCATTTAGCTAGTAAATCAAACCAGTTCATTGATTTAGAGCCAAAGACTCATTATACTGAGGACATAAGTAACATGGAGGAGATAACTGTCAACTGA
- the LOC101509338 gene encoding LOW QUALITY PROTEIN: COBRA-like protein 10 (The sequence of the model RefSeq protein was modified relative to this genomic sequence to represent the inferred CDS: inserted 2 bases in 1 codon) — translation MRIFKEAKTSLLLLLFVLSGLEIICQGQDSTFPDPTTSPPPPHATELDNCDGIFLTYSLTGREKEYPHVKNMSKQAWAFKAEASLMNVGDEELKGWKMFIGFQHREILVSADGAVPIDSEDFPAEVGNGTTLSGNPMADLKTAIETAGDFNQMAVRVQMSGTQFGLGANATPMPKTIKLVNDGFKCPQPSSKGSRMFVCCRKDPKAKAKIDKKTKFLPRRYGDLTIAYDVLQAFQTNYYAQITIDNNHPLGRLDHWNLTWEWQRGEFIYSLKGAYARIKDPSECLYGPAGKYYGDLDFSQVANCQKRPILSDLPVERAEDEKVGKLPWCCKNGTVLPPIMDKNRARSLFQLQVFKMPPDDNRTALTPPMKWHIDGVINPKYTCGPPIRVDSQQFPDPSGLKAISTAVASWQISCNITKPKPQQNRCCISFSAFYNESAIPCNTCACGCDDTRKCNANASPLLLPPEALLVPFVNRTLKAHAWAKLKHMKVPNKLPCGDNCPVSINWHVSSDHKEGWTARITIFNWEDFAFEDLFXRSFEDFQDVYSFNGTRIPGIKTIFFQGMKGLNFLSGETNGTHVNDPRVPGKQQSVISFHKKHMRDFNVVRDAFPTKVFFNGMECSIPPHRPTQSSGHKSSISVIAVIFTAFMTFFLMTDRFF, via the exons ATGAGAATTTTCAAGGAAGCAAAGACTTccttattgttgttgttatttgttTTGTCGGGTTTGGAAATAATATGCCAGGGACAAGATAGCACATTTCCAGACCCGACAACGTCTCCGCCGCCACCACATGCGACGGAACTCGACAATTGCGATGGAATATTTCTAACGTACAGTTTGACAGGAAGGGAGAAGGAATATCCGCACGTGAAAAACATGTCGAAACAAGCATGGGCATTTAAAGCTGAAGCATCGTTAATGAACGTTGGAGACGAGGAATTGAAAGGTTGGAAGATGTTTATTGGGTTTCAGCATAGAGAGATTCTTGTCTCGGCCGATGGCGCTGTTCCGATCGATTCGGAGGATTTTCCGGCGGAGGTAGGGAATGGGACTACACTTTCCGGGAACCCTATGGCGGACTTGAAGACGGCGATAGAAACAGCGGGTGATTTTAATCAAATGGCTGTTAGGGTTCAGATGAGTGGGACTCAATTTGGCCTTGGTGCTAATGCTACACCTATGCCTAAGACTATTAAACTTGTTAATGATGGTTTTAAATGTCCCCAACCTAGTAGTAAag GCTCAAGAATGTTTGTATGCTGCAGAAAAGACCCAAAAGCAAAAGCCAAAATAGACAAGAAAACAAAGTTCCTTCCTCGTCGCTATGGGGATCTAACCATAGCTTACGACGTGCTTCAAGCCTTCCAAACCAACTACTATGCACAAATAACCATAGACAACAATCATCCATTAGGTCGCCTTGATCATTGGAACTTAACATGGGAATGGCAACGAGGCGAATTCATATACTCGTTAAAAGGCGCTTACGCTCGCATAAAAGACCCTTCTGAATGTTTATATGGTCCTGCAGGTAAATACTATGGTGACTTAGATTTCTCACAAgttgcaaattgtcaaaaaaggCCTATTCTCTCTGATCTTCCAGTTGAAAGAGCAGAAGATGAAAAAGTTGGTAAATTACCTTGGTGTTGTAAGAATGGTACTGTTTTACCACCTATTATGGATAAGAACAGAGCTAGATCACTTTTTCAGTTACAAGTTTTCAAAATGCCACCCGATGATAACAGAACAGCACTTACACCACCAATGAAATGGCACATTGATGGTGTTATTAACCCTAAATACACTTGTGGACCACCAATTAGGGTTGATTCACAACAATTTCCTGATCCAAGTGGACTTAAAGCAATTTCAACAGCTGTTGCTAGTTGGCAAATAAGTTGCAACATTACCAAACCAAAGCCGCAACAGAATCGTTGCTGCATTTCATTCTCAGCTTTCTACAATGAATCTGCTATCCCTTGTAACACATGTGCTTGTGGTTGTGATGACACAAGGAAATGTAATGCTAATGCTTCACCTTTACTTCTTCCGCCTGAAGCTCTTCTTGTACCTTTTGTCAATCGAACTTTGAAAGCACACGCTTGggcaaaactcaaacatatgaAAGTTCCTAACAAGTTGCCTTGTGGAGATAATTGTCCTGTTAGTATTAACTGGCACGTTAGTTCTGATCATAAGGAAGGATGGACGGCTAGAATTACCATTTTCAATTGGGAAGATTTTGCTTTTGAAGATTTGTT AAGGTCTTTCGAAGATTTTCAAGATGTTTATTCGTTTAACGGGACGAGAATTCCCGGTATCAAAACTATTTTCTTTCAAGGAATGAAGGGTTTAAATTTCTTATCTGGAGAGACTAATGGAACTCATGTTAACGATCCAAGGGTGCCGGGGAAACAACAATCTGTAATTTCTTTTCATAAGAAACACATGAGAGACTTCAACGTGGTGCGCGACGCTTTTCCTACTAAGGTGTTCTTCAATGGAATGGAATGTTCAATTCCTCCACATAGACCTACTCAAAGCTCAGGACATAAATCTTCTATCAGTGTGATTGCAGTCATTTTCACTGCTTTTATGACATTCTTCCTCATGACAGATCGCTTTTTCTGA
- the LOC101508700 gene encoding rab GTPase-activating protein 22-like, with amino-acid sequence MWRDQGVSADSFYEIRPDCTDVPITRFKIKAGKTLSPRKWHAAFTPEGYLDIGKTLRRIYRGGIHPSIRGEVWEFLLGCYDPKSTFEERDRIRQRRRLQYATWKEECCQLFPLVGSGRFITSPVITEDGEPIQDPMILPQTNPEKGLAALPQDNNNNMSSSIDSANNLENMTDKKVIQWMLTLHQIGLDVVRTDRTLVFYEKQENLSKLWDILAVYAWIDKEVGYAQGMSDLCSPMIILLDNEADAFWCFERLMRRLRGNFRCTGRSVGVEAQLSNLASITQVIDPKLHKHIEHIGGGDYVFAFRMLMVLFRREFSFCDSLYLWEMMWSLEYDPYLFLMYEESQSASGKAEGFKGKAKSIQQCGKYERENLKNGAKNAEPPLPMSVFLVASVLKDKSTKLLHEARGLDDVVKILNDTTGNLDAKKACTGAMKLHKKYWRKAKKA; translated from the exons ATGTGGAGAGATCAAGGAGTTTCAGCTGATTCTTTCTATGAAATTCGACCTGATTGCACCGATGTTCCCATTACTCGATTTAAGATCaag GCTGGTAAAACACTAAGTCCAAGAAAATGGCATGCTGCATTTACTCCAGAAGGGTATCTGGATATAGGCAAGACTCTGAGACGAATCTACCGAGGG GGAATCCATCCATCAATAAGGGGAGAAGTTTGGGAATTTCTACTTGGTTGCTACGATCCCAAGAGTACATTTGAGGAAAGAGATCGGATAAGACAACGCCGAAG GCTGCAATATGCTACATGGAAAGAAGAATGTTGCCAATTGTTTCCTCTTGTCGGAAGTGGTAGATTTATCACATCACCTGTAATTACTGAAGATGGCGAGCCAATTCAAGATCCAATGATTCTGCCACAAACAAATCCAGAAAAGGGATTGGCTGCACTTCCTCaagataacaataataatatgtCTTCAAGTATAGATTCTGCAAATAATTTAGAAAACATGACAGACAAGAAAGTAATCCAGTGGATGTTAACTCTCCATCAAATAG GTCTTGATGTGGTTCGCACTGATAGGACATTGGTTTTTTATGAGAAGCAAGAAAACTTGTCGAAACTATGGGATATTCTTGCTGTTTATGCTTGGATAGATAAAGAAGTCGGGTATGCTCAAG GAATGAGTGATCTATGCTCCCCAATGATAATACTTCTTGACAATGAAGCAGACGCATTTTGGTGCTTTGAGCGTCTGATGCGCAGACTT CGAGGAAATTTCAGATGCACTGGTCGCTCTGTTGGGGTGGAGGCTCAACTAAGTAATTTGGCTTCAATTACTCAAGTAATTGATCCAAAACTTCATAAACATATAG AACATATCGGTGGAGGCGACTATGTGTTTGCTTTTCGGATGCTAATGGTTCTGTTTCGTCGAGAATTTTCCTTTTGTGATTCATTGTACCTATGGGAG ATGATGTGGTCTCTAGAATATGATCCTTACTTGTTCTTGATGTATGAAGAATCTCAATCGGCTTCTGGAAAAGCTGAGGGATTCAAAGGAAAAGCAAAGTCGATACAACAATGTGGAAAATATGAGAGAGAAAATCTGAAAAATGGAGCGAAGAATGCTGAACCTCCTCTCCCTATGTCTGTCTTCCTTGTTGCTAGTGTGTTGAAAGATAAAAGTACAAAACTACTCCATGAAGCGCGAGGCTTGGATGATGTTGTCAAG ATATTGAATGATACAACAGGAAATTTAGATGCCAAAAAGGCTTGTACTGGGGCTATGAAGCTTCACAAAAAATATTGGAGAAAG GCCAAGAAAGCCTAG